A stretch of DNA from Orcinus orca chromosome 3, mOrcOrc1.1, whole genome shotgun sequence:
atgggcaataggcaagtgaaaagatgctcaacatcgctaattattagagaaacgcaaatcagaactacaatgaggtatcacctcacaccagtcagaatggccatgattaaaaagtttacaaataacaaacgctggagagggtatggagaaaagggaaccctcctacactgttggaaattaaatcggtacagccactgtgggaaacagtgtggaggttcctcaaaaaactcaaaatagaattaccatatgatccagcaatcccactcctctcctgggcatacatctgaacaaaactatagttcaaaaagacacacgcacccctatgtcatagcagcactattcacaatagctaagacatggaaacaacctaaatgtccctcaacagatgaagggatatagatagaagatgtggtacatatataaaatggagtactactcagccataaaaggaatggaataatgccatttgcagcaacatggatggacctagagattatcacactaagtgaagtacatcagaaagagaaagataaataccgtatgatatcacatttgtggaatctaaaatatgacacaaatgaacttatctacgaaacaaagagactcacagacatagagaaaagacttgtggttgccaagggggtggtaggggagggatggattgggagtttggggttagcagatgcagattattatatataggatggataaaccacAAAGTCCTAccatataacacagggaactatattcaatatcctgtgataaaccataatggaaaagaatatgacaaagaatatatatatatacataaaacggAATCAGAAAttaacagaagaaattaacacaacattgtaaatcaactatacttaaataaaaaagaagaaggaaaagagaaaaaatagaagccAAGGTTGGGTTACCTTTGTGGGGAGGGAGCATGCAGAAGAGGGGCTGGCAGGGTTCTATTTCTTGCTCTGGGTAGCAGCTACAGGGGTGTTCACTTTCTTGTTACTCATTAATCTATATATTTATGGTTTGTGCACTTTCATGAATGTGtgttatatttcacaataaaaacagTTTCtaaaactgtaaatatatatatatgtatatgtatatgtgtgtatatatatatatatatatatatatatatatatatatatatatatatatatatatatatatgttagcctCCTTGAAATGAGAAAATGGGTGAGAAAATTCTCCATACCCTGGAAACAACAGTACCAATGGGACTCTGACAGGTAGCACTCTTTCTAAGTTCCTGCCAGCACTGTGCTATATACGCTGGGGGCACAGAGAACAGCAATCCCAGTAGGATGCCTGCCCTTAGCAAGTACACAGTCCACTTCCAGGATTTTATCCCCAGGGCATCATTCAGCAGAAGCACGAAGATGATCCCTGCAGGGAGATTTGTAACAACAAGACTGGAAACCACCCagatatttacaaaagcaggatGGTTTTCTCAACATTTTGATTAGAAAGACTATCCAGCCTACACACACCTATACCCTGGCAGGGTCAGCCTGTTCCCTATGGATGTGGTGGTTGGTTTAGCGGGGAGGCTGGTGAGCCTGCCCCGAGTGGGTGGGGGCTTGGAGGCTCAACAAAGGGGTGTGTGATGGTGATGGGTCACAAAGGACTGTGCAGGGTAAATGAGGTCGGGTCAAGAGACTTAGGCAGAGCCCTGCAGGGAGGTGGCCAGTTGCCTTCGTTCCCTGTCTCTCCGAGACTCGATTTGTGGCTGGTGGCCGCTGTCTCAAATGAATAGAACCATGAGCAGTGAGCATTTGTTACCTCATTACACGGCCAACAGCTACCGTTCAGTAGGCGTGTTCTGTACCTCCATGGGGGACCTGCAACGACAACTGTACAAGGGAGGAGAGTATGACATTTTCAAGTATGCTCCCATGTTTGAGAGCGACTTTATACAGATCAGCAAGAAAGGAGAGGTGATTGACCTACACAACCACGTCCAAATGGTGACTGTGGGCATCGCATCtaccagccccctcctcccactACCTGACGTCATGCTGCTGGCCCGGCCAACAAAAGCCTGTGAAGAGCATGTCCGATACGCCCAGATCACCAAGAGAAGAGGTCGCGAGCCCGTGAAGACCCTAGAGCTTACCAGGCTGCTTCCCTTGAAGTTTGTCAAGATCTCCATCCATGACTGTGAGAAGCAGCGGCTGCGCCTGAAGCTTGCCACCGGCCGTACTTTTTATCTGCAGCTGTGCCCCTCTTCCGATGCTCGAGAAGACCTCTTTTTCTATTGGGTAAAGCTTGTCTATCTCCTGAGACCACCGGTAGAGAGTTGCAGCAGTACCCCGACGCTCCAAACTGGAGATTCAGCGACTATAGAGGATCCCAAAATCCTAGTGGTAAGTACCTACAGAGACTCAAGAACACAGGGCAGGGTGCTTTGGGAGAGCAGGGCAAAGCTGGTCCTTCATGGCCTTTGGTGCTCTCTGAGACTCACCTGGGAAATACCTTCCATTGTTGAGAAGGGTCAGGGACAAATGAGCCATCACTATGGGATTCACCACACTGGAGAGGTTCCAAGTGCTTCTCCACACTGTCCCACAAGGCCGAATTTCAGAGAGACCTTAGGTATCATATCAGCTGCACTGCTCTCATCCCCAGGGCTGTAATCCCTTCTACAGCATCCTGATTGTCCGGTCTCTTCTTGAACACTTACCCTAGCCCAGGTAGTCTCATCAGTTGTGGAACATCATTCACAGTTAGGAAGTCCTTCCTTCATTCTGTCTCCCCGTGACTCTGACATGCTGATTAAAATCAGCCCAACCCGTGTAGTCACCAAAATGTAGAAGGTGTGCATACCTTGACCCAGGAACCCCGCTTCTAGGAATCTGTCCTGCAGAGAGAGAAGCACAAGGGTATAAAATTAAAGTGTATATCGTGGAGAATTGTATCAGTGCTTTCCCTGGCCCTGGGATTGTTCAAGCAAAATGGAGTGGCCGTTTGACAGGGGTGCAGTAGATGGGATCTTGCATCCAATGGGAGCTTAGATTTGGTGATTTCAAAGGTTATTCTGAGTATAAGCCCTTGAGTTGCTCAGCTCCAGGATGAGAGAGGAGCGGACAGTTCTGATCTCACTTTCTGTCGTCTCTATCTTATCTGTTTCTCCTCCCCTTGGCTCAGGCCACAGAGCTCCACAGAGAAAGGGATCAGGATGAGGCTGGGCTTCACAAGCTTCGTGACGTGTCTGGAGCCATGTGTCGTGATTATGTTGGGGGAGAGGGAATCCATCATGCCCCCCATGGCTCAACTGCAGCCGTGAAAAGTGCCGAAGGATCAGCTGCAGAGAAGACCACGGGCCAGGTCGCAACAGAGACGGCATCAAGCCCTGGCGGAGGAGTGGCAGTCTCGGGGGTGGGAGCAGGCCCTGCAGGAGGTGCTGTGAGCTTGgcggcagccaagagcacaggcACCAGCCAGGTGAGCAAGGCCCTGGCGAGAGCCACCATCAGGGATCCAGGAGAAAGCAGATCCGGCAAGGCCATTGCAGGTGCTGCCAGCACATCCTCGACGGGGGCAGATAGTCCAGAGAGCAGCATGAGCATGGTGTTTGCAGGTGCAGCCACGAACAACAAGCCTGCTGCTGGAAGAGCTGAAGGGCAGGTCGCAGCCCCCCTGGTCTCCACCTTGCAGAGCGAAGACTACATGTCTAAACGGGATGGAAGCCAGAAGATCTCCCCCCGCCCCAGGGATGAagcctggaaggaaaaaaagaaaagaagggaaaaggacaAGTCTTCATCTAGGAAAAGTTTCCATCACCGCAGGAGAGGTGAAAGTCACCGCAGGACAGGAGGGGACAAGACCCAGAAATCATCCTCCCCCTGGTCCTCATCCAGCCATGGAAACTCAGAAgttgacaaaaaagaaaaagggcacaGTGGCACCaggggcagaagacacagctctcAAAGGAGTGGCCGCCACAGCTCCTCTGCCAAGAGCCGGTCCGCCACCAGTTCAGGGACTCCAAGTAAGAAATCCAGTAAGATCTACTCGTTTTTCAGGAGCTTGAGAGTCATTCCTGGTTCAAAAACAACGGTCACACATGACAGAGAGGTAGACTTCGTGGCTAAGACGGTAGAGGAGCGCAACATAGAGGCCAAGGTGGAGAAAGCCCCAGCTGGCCGGGATCTGGAGATCAGTGGAACCATGACATCAGAGCCGATGGAGACCATCGTTATTGAAACCCAATCCATTTAAATAGAAGCCAGGGCAGGAAGCTTTCCATGGAGACCCAGCTTCAGGGAAGGATCCCTAGAGAGGCAATTCCTGCTTTCTTTAATAAAGGAAACCATACAACTCCAAAGGAAATGCTATCTTCTGTTTTCTGTGTCCCCTCGCCTGGTAGTGACTTCACAGTGACTTCTGTGATGTGAATTGTGCTTCGGCCTGAGACCCTAGCCTCCAGTCGAGCAggacccccacctcccacccacgcCCAGCAGAGCCAGCATTAGAGCTCTGCCTTGCCTCCACCcctttctgcctttgttttccccaAGACTATGGCTGCAAGTCACAGACTACGGGCTGGGAAGCATCACCACCAGCATGTCCCCAagcccttccttttctccctgaaGGTCCCTGAACATGGTCATTCAGTCCAGTCCATAGACTAAGTGACGACAGCACTCATGTCTCCTCTAGGGAtaatcagggaagaaaagaaggggtGCCTCAGCATTTGTAGGCAATCAGAATAGTGAAGTTTATCATCTTGATCAGGACTGACAGCCTGAGGGTCAAATCTTGCCAACTGCCTGGttttatgaataaagttttattgggcaTAGCTAcagtcatttatttaaatattgtctAAGGCTGCTTTCACATGAAAATGACAGATTTGAGTAGCTGTATCAGAAACCACATGgcctgcaaagtctaaaatatttattttctgtcacttGGCAGAAAAGTTTTGCCCACCtgattttaatcttaaaattcttCTTCCTCCTGGGTATGTACTCTGGATAAATTCTCACAAACGCTTGCCAGGAGACAACTAGGAGGATGTTTGTAGTAAAACTGTAACAGCAAAACCCTGGAAACAGTCCACATGTTCACCAAATAGGAGAAATGAGCAATTGTGGCATATGCCTACAGTGCATATGATACAGCAGGAAAGATGAATAACAGCTGTACAGGGTAGCATGGGGGAGTCTCCCGTAATGTCGAATAAGAAAAGCAAGTCAGAAAAATACATGCAATATAGTTCCATTTGTAGAAAAGTTCAAAAACAAGATCAAACAATGTGAGTAGGGACACACATTTGCTAAAAGTGTAGAAAAAAACTAGGACATGATAAATACAAAATTCACAATAGTGGATTTCTGTAGGGTaaaaagaagggagggatggTCTGGGAGGAAAAGCTTCAACAGAGTGGGAATTTTTCTATTATGCAAAGGGGTATGTCCATGGGAAtgtattattgtttccattttattttaacatctctgacatcaggatgatttttatatttctgtcagCCAAGTGGCAGTCTCTGCCTTAGAAATATCTTAACCAATTTGtttcacttttgttttcctttcaataTACGCACAAGAGATGGATGACAAAGTCTGAAAGATATCTTTCAATAAATATAAGATAAAGAAACTAAGTGACATAAATACTCACTATCCAGGAACACAAGAAAGGTTTAGATATATCGTTAAGAAATAATAGAATAATCCAAAATGCTCTGTGCTAATGAACTATGTAAATTATGTATGCATGTGGAAAGcgattctaaaaattaaaaaatcataaatgagaTTATGAAATCTCATTTCATAATGagattatgcatttttaaatgtccattttaaaaaagtctttccaATTTAAAAAGAGTTGTAAATAAATTTCATGAGTCCATGAAAATCATTAAATTGTTAACAACAGATGATAACAGTTGGATTAGAGGAAGTGTTGATAACAGTTAACAACACTTGGATTTGAGAAGAATGCCTCTGAGAGCCATGTGTGTTTGTATGAGCCAGGGAGTCATCTGCTAGCCTTGCAATTCTTTGCTCATTCTCTTCTGTGACAACAGGGTCTACTAGGACGGAAGTTGGGTTTCCAGTAAAACTTAGGGACTTTCTCTGCAGAGCAAATGTAAGTGGTAGAGGTGGAGGAGGTGAGAAATAAGATACGGATTCTGGGAGGAGTGGTAGCTTGGGAGGATGAGAGGAAGCCCTTCTCAGTTGATCTGGTGGGTGGCTGGAAAATCCCATCTTGTGATTTCCGATACACAAAGACCAATAGATGGTGGGGATCAATGTGTCCTTGGAGTTAACTCTTGAAGCAGTGGGTCTTggtaagaggagagaaagagccATGTTCTCTAAGACCTGAGAGGGATTTGGGGGAAACCTTCTGGAAATGTGAGGAGTTATGGGGTAGAGGAGAGAGATAAAGGGGAGCTCTTTCCAAAGCCCTTGACTCAGAGCCCCAAATTTTCACTATGCCAGAGGCTGAATCAGCCTAGTTAAAACAGCTTAATCTTACGATTCTGTACCCTTGGCTTTACCTTTTGTCTTTCTTATCCTGTATTATGCATTCTCACTCACTCCCAAAGGAGTCCCAAAGGACTTCTTTAACGTGAACCTAGTTAGTCCACTATGCAGGGCGTTAGCTGAGCAGACCCACAGTTTACACAATTTACACCTCCACTGAAGTAAAGTGGAGGTGGGGACTTGCCCACCGCAACGTACCCTGCCTGGCACTTTCTCTGGATTTCCTTTTCTATCTTGACAGTTCATCAAGAGACGCATGCACAGATGCCTACGTATTTCAAAGCAACAGGCATCTTCCTCTGGAGGGAGACATCAATTTGGGTATCAAGTCAGTACACCCTATCAGATAAAGGCCAATATTTTTGACAGCAATATTCATCACCATGGTAGCGATTCTGCAGCTGCAAGTGCAATTAGGCAATGGATGGTTGATTACAAACTAACCAGTGTCCCAAACTTCAAGTCTGgcaacacacatacatactagAAAGGGGTTTTTTCCCTGCAGCAAAATAAGGGCattcacaggattgttgtgatcGACTGGAGTCTTTCAGACACAAGAAAGATGTGCTATGGTGGGAAGAAGCAAGTTGCCTCAAAATATTGAAGGCAGTGTCACGGCTGGCAGAGCAAGCGTGATGTGATGCTGGGGAACACAGCAGGGGCCAGGCCATGCAAGGCTTTGAGGTCCATTTAAAGGATTTTGATTTCTGACCTTGGAGTGATGCAAAGCCATGACATGTTTTAAATAGGGGAGTGGCCTGATCAAATGTGCCCTTTGTGGAGGGTACTGTGGTTTCTGTGAAAAGAAGTATTTGGCTAGGGGGTTGTTAATATGTGACTTTATGTTACTTCCTATCTTTGGCCACGGGATCTATATAATGAGGAGATTGGAGGGTATGTTTTGAAAGACACTGTTCCATTTGAAATATCCACATGGGGTGGACATTTCTTCAACGAAGGACTTGTGGCCCCAGCTGCTGGGGGTGCTTCCCACAGAAAGCCTTCAGCTGGCAGTGAGTTTGGAAAttgcctgggttcctcacccgaGGGGCACGGCAAGAAATGATTGATGTGGAGTGTGAAGGTCAGGTCATCGCAGCCCAACACAGACCCTCTCTGAAGGGTCACTCCAGTTCAAGAGTTCAGCTTCTCCCTCTGTGCACTCCTGCTTCTGTCCCTTCCCTTCCAGAGGTGATCCTAGGAGTACTTCTTAATAAACACCCTCCTCACAAAACTCTATCTCAAAATCTGCTTATTGGAGAATACAATCTGTGATACCATGTTAGTGTAATGTGCTGGGGTCACCCCCTCTGACTCAGGTGTCAGTTGGAGGACGATAATAAGGAGGCAAAGGAAAGCAGATTCAGAAGGAAGATAGCTAAATTCTGTGCAAGTCACAAAGACTGGCGTCTGCATGGGGTAAAGAAGCCTATAGGAACTTGAACACATGAAATCTGTTTCTGTCCTTTGGAGGCCCCATGTTCTAAGAGAAGCTCATTCTGGACCCCAAGCAGGTGGAACCAAGTGggtaaagactttctcagataaCTGCAGAGAAGCAGCATGTGGGCTTGCAATGGGTTGGACCAGTGTATCTGCAACCCCTAGGACGGTAGTTGGCATTTAGTAGATgagcaataaaaatgatgagTCATCGCATTTATTAGAAAATGAATGCATCATTAAGCTCTAAAAACCTGTCTAAGTGTGTGTTGCCACCCATGCCTTCAGGAAAATAATTCCAATCTTTGAATGACAGAGTTCCATGGAAGGACCTCTCCTTTTTAAATGGTGGTATGTGAACTGCTAaccctgtctttatttaaaattgtaatattttgTCCATCATGGACTTTTTGCCTtaactgttgttttttaaatattgagtttaTTTATCTTGCTTACTGAGGTTTTCTCCCCCTCCTTAATTTTGCATCTGAGGCAAGTGCCTCACATACCTTACCTTGGTCCCAGCCCTGAAGTGATTCTGAAAGCAAGCAGCTCATATCTGTACACAACTGCCATTCAGGAAACTTgaaaattttctcatttcttttgatTGTGTTCAATACCCATCTTTccacatgttttttttgttttttgtttttgttttttttttgccacactgcgtggcttgcggggatctcagttccctgaccaaggagttgaacctgggccacggcagtgaaagcctggaattccaaccactaggccaccacAGAACTCCCCATCAATACCCATCTTTCAGCAAAAATATATTCAGCACTGGCTATGTGTGAGGCAATGCTAGGAATTGTCAGAGCTGATGCACAGATAAGTTAGGAAGCTAGCTATAGCCACAGAAAGAAAGCAGGTGTGTAATTACAACTTAAGGCAGAGAAGGGCTGGAAGTGTAGAAAAGAGGCTACGAGTGGGTATGGAGGTAATTTTTATTTGGGTGAACTTGGAGAAACTTTTTGAAGAAGGTCACGTTTGAGATGGACGTTAAAAGGGTTGGATACAACCCAGATCTTTTGGGGAGTGTTTAGAAAATAAATCAAGCAGTCGATAAAATGGAAAGATGTTGTGATGATTCAAAAACACGTATGATAGTGGCACAGCTATATAATGTAAATGTAGACTTTAATGACAGTAATAGTGTCGACGAAAATTCAATTAACTAtgaagttaagaagaaaaaaagggaatttaatttgagccaaactgaggattgTAACCCGGGGAAGCAGCTTCTCAGAAAGTTCTGAGAACCGTTCCACCTGTTAGAGGTCGAAGGCAGTCAcatacatttttgagacaaaggatcatacatcaaaatgacatacagatattttacataaaattcatCAGGGATACATGATCCAGGTAAACACATACAAAGTGAACAGCAAGTCACCATGACCCCCTACAGAGCTGGGAAAGAAcactattcttctttttttttttttttttggtacacgggcatctcactgttgtggcctctcccgttgcggagcacaggctccggacgcgcaggctaagcggccatggctcacgggcccagccgctccgcggcatgtgggatcttcccggaccggggcacaaacccgtgttccctgcatcggcagaaggactcccaaccactgcgccaccagggaagcccaagaacactATTCTTTTAAGAAGTTACATTGCTAGcgtcagaagaaagaaaaaatttgatGTTTATGGCTGAGCAGGCACCCGCATCTTTGAGGAGATCTGGTCAGTGTGTAATGCAGATGCATACTGCACATTAGGGAGGGAGAAGCCCCAAacaaatacagagagaaaattttatgtttaattttttttgtcctgccttaaaaatacattttatttcattgggAGGtacaacaaataaattaaaagggcttacctgcctttttttttgcaGGATTCTACATCCTTTTAAAGTTCTTCAGCCTGCAAGAGATAACTGACATTGTTTCTCAGTGGGACTCATATGCAGGGAACGCATCTTTCTGTTATAAAACTAAGTGTAAACTGGGGTTAGTTCCCCAATGCCAGGGTTACTGCTGCCGCCTGCTGCTACAGAAAGGTGTAGCAGGCAAAGCGAACTACGGACATCCTCCTGGCCCATCTGCTGCACACAGGTCTGGTTGTTGAGATTATTATTAGTGATAAGGTCATTAGTACCCATGAGACAACAGCAACAGTGAAAACAGTGATTAGGAATCAAAACTACACAGCAGACTGCAGAGAACAGTGCATTAGAGATGATTCTCACTCAAAGTGCATTGTTTAAACAATATAGATGAGCTGATAAGTCTTTTGACAGGAATAAGCAGAGGCTGGAGATGAACGATTTAATTAGCTAGCttccattgtttttctgtctgGGCTTTTTAACAAGCAGAGACACAATGTAATTTACTAATAAGAGTTCAGAGATTATTATTTATGAAGCTGTCTACCAATGACAAACATAGTAAGACCAAAAAAATCAATAGGGTAAATGTGCTGGAACATTTGGACTTTTGCATGCtaaaaaaaatcttctagaagaaaacacaagggaaaaaatctttgtgaccttggataggacacaaaaagcatgacccataaaaaagaaacaatttataactaggacttcatcaaaactaaaaagctctgctctttgaaagacactgataagaaaatgaaaagattagcCACAGCTtgcaagaaaattaaatataaataacaaaacacatatctgataagggacttttgtcctgtgtgtgtatgtgtgtgtgtgtgtgtgtgtgtgtgtgtgtgtgtgtgtgctcttacaactcaacagtaaaaaaaacaaacaagccaattaaaaaatgggcaaaaacttTGAACAGAGAGTTCACCAAGAAAAGAtatgtgggcttctctggtggcgcagtggttgagagtccgcctgccgatgcaggggacacgggtttgtgccccggtccgggaagatcccacatgccacggagaggctgggcccgtgagccatggtcgctgagcctgcgcatctggggcctgtgctccacaacgggagaggccacaacagtgagaggcccgcgtaccgccaaaaaaaaaaaaaaaaaagcaaagatatgtatggcaaataagtacaaaaaagatactcaacactagagaaatgcaaattgaaaccactaCATAGCCATTATAATCGCAAAAAggaaaattgcagaggagggtACAGAGCAACTGCAACTCTTACAGTTTGCtggtagaaatgaaaaatgatataGCCTCTTTAGAAAACTGCTTGACACTTTCTTATGTAGTGAAACATATACCTATTATAAGGACTTGCAATCCCTTTGCAGTGActcgaaaaaaaaaaatgaaaatcttatgTCCATAAAGGATATGTATCTGAATGTTTATAGGACTGGAAACAgctgaaatgtccatcaactggtgaataaataaatgaattatggtgcatccatacaatggaatcctcCTTCAgtgtaaaaaggaacaaactattaatACACACAACAATGCTGATGGACCTCAAAacttttatgctaagtgaaagaagccagacacaaaagtctACATACGgcacgattccatttatatgacattctggaaaaggcaaaactatgtaaacagaaatcagatcagtggttaccaagGGGTAGGGGTGAGGGCGGGGATTGAATACTAAGGGGGCACAAAAGGAATTGCTTGGGGTGAGGCAAATATTCTACATCTTAATTCTGGTGGTGGTGGTTAGATGACAGTATATATTAATCAAAACTCACTGAACTGTTCACTTGAGgttaattttactgtatgtaacctatacctcaataaacctaaCCTTAAAAAATCGACAAGGTGGAGAAAAAGTGTGACTATTTCTGCTTGCCACTTAGGATCAAGTGATAAAAATGATGTTCTCTATAATGTGCCAAGCTCCTAAAACAGGCAAGATGCTAGTTATCATGTACTCCTGCCTGTTACTGCCCCCTCatctcctcccactctccctttgCTCGTTAGTTGTGGAGCACACAGGCTCCCTTCCTGTCTCTCTAACTCAGGAGGACCATGGCAGCCTCAGACTCTTTGCACTAGCTGTCTCCAAGATATTTGCACAGTCGACTCCTTCTCATCACTCATGTCTTAGCTCCAAAGACAGCTCCTAGAAGAGGCTACCTTGATCACCTTCTAGAAAGAAGCTACCTGCCAACCCACCTAGCTACCgcattattttgtattatttttctcccGATAGCCCTTATCACTATTTGAAATTCTTATTTGCTTGCATGTTGTTGTCTGTGTCTCTCCATTAGAAGGCAAGGCTTTTGTCTGTCATTTTTACCATCTAGGGCAGTCTTTGGCACAGCAGATGcaataaagatttgttgaataGATGTAGTCCTTGTTAAACTAGagaagacatcttttttttttttggccacgccacgcagcaCATGGGATGTagaatcttagttcctcaaccagggatcaaacctgtgctccctgcagtggaagcgtggagtcttaaccactggactcccaGAGAAGTCCCTAGGGAAGGCATCTTTAAGGAATAAACTTCCTATTCAGATTCCGGAAGTATAGCCAcctaaacaaatgtttattatacACCATATTTTCACTAGTCCCTCCCATGATGTGAATTTCATACCATTATTCATTTGTAGTTTATTGTAAAGAACACTAGACTGAGAGTCAAGGGTCCCAAATTCTAGCCTTGATCCTGCCACTAACTAAAACACTGAAAATTTGGGTCcaaaattccatttctagaaatttatatcAAGGAGAAAATTACAAACATATACACGTGCACCAGGAGCCAGGATGCTCATCCAAtgtattcacaatagcaaagttGGGAAGAAGATAATGTCACACAATGGTTTTGGCTAAATATACCCTGGTTTATCCATCAATGTCACACTGTGAATTCATTTGAAAATGATGattattcagtatttattttgcTACTTATTCAATAGATGTACATGGCGTACTTGCCAAtttcaggtactgttctaggtgctgaggatgtAGCAGTGAATGAAACAAAGGCCCTCTTTTCATGAATCTTGTATTTTAATGGGGaagaaagacaatgaaaataaatcaacTACATAATATGATATCAGATGATAACACGTTCTATGAAGGAAGGATAATGCATAGCAAGGGGATTGGGGACATTCCCCAAGAGAATGACTGGGGCATGCCACTTGATATAGAGTGACCACAGAAGACCTCTCTGACAAGGTCACATTTGACCAGAGACCTGTGTGAAGTGAGGAGGTGAGGCATGTGAATATCTGTGGAAACAGAGTTCCAGGCAAATGCAATGGGTCTAAGGCAGCAGTAGGCTTGAAAATTTCGAGGGAAAGAAATCCTGTAGCTGGAGAAGACTGAGCATGGAAAAAAATGGTAGGAAATATTATTATTGGAGAAGTAGCTAAGGACTAGATTTTGTAGTGCCTTATATAGGCCATGGTGAGGACAttagattttattataaatgtgatGGAAAACCTTGGAGAACTTTGAATAGagtggttagattttttttttaattggggtat
This window harbors:
- the GARIN3 gene encoding Golgi-associated RAB2 interactor protein 3 — encoded protein: MNRTMSSEHLLPHYTANSYRSVGVFCTSMGDLQRQLYKGGEYDIFKYAPMFESDFIQISKKGEVIDLHNHVQMVTVGIASTSPLLPLPDVMLLARPTKACEEHVRYAQITKRRGREPVKTLELTRLLPLKFVKISIHDCEKQRLRLKLATGRTFYLQLCPSSDAREDLFFYWVKLVYLLRPPVESCSSTPTLQTGDSATIEDPKILVATELHRERDQDEAGLHKLRDVSGAMCRDYVGGEGIHHAPHGSTAAVKSAEGSAAEKTTGQVATETASSPGGGVAVSGVGAGPAGGAVSLAAAKSTGTSQVSKALARATIRDPGESRSGKAIAGAASTSSTGADSPESSMSMVFAGAATNNKPAAGRAEGQVAAPLVSTLQSEDYMSKRDGSQKISPRPRDEAWKEKKKRREKDKSSSRKSFHHRRRGESHRRTGGDKTQKSSSPWSSSSHGNSEVDKKEKGHSGTRGRRHSSQRSGRHSSSAKSRSATSSGTPSKKSSKIYSFFRSLRVIPGSKTTVTHDREVDFVAKTVEERNIEAKVEKAPAGRDLEISGTMTSEPMETIVIETQSI